A region of Streptomyces cinnamoneus DNA encodes the following proteins:
- a CDS encoding AfsR/SARP family transcriptional regulator has protein sequence MEFRVLGTVAVVTERGEALPLGPAKRRSLLAMLLLHPNAAVPVDRLTEALWDEEPPRHSRTVLQGHVSRLRALFADHGAPAHGVELVTQGPAYLLRLPEALLDAHRFEELLQRARVRHEPREAVATLQAALGLWRGPAFAGTVQSPLLETAAHGLEELRLAAVEELARAHGRLGEDDAAAAVLRTEAVAHPLRESLIAALMLALSRAGRQSDALDWFHRTRRLLADQLGINPGAVLTGAYTALLRADAPEGTPASCEPRERKEAVAPAAAVPARPAPQLLPRRPRGFTGREDELAALDRATSSVPAALAVITGSAGVGKTALAVHWAHRRHADFPDGRLFADLCGYSPVPARGTTAVLREFLLALGVPAEGMPGSPEAMGARYRELTAGRRMLVVLDNARDSEQVRPLLPDGEDCVTLVTSRDRLGGLVASDAARPVPLTELPTAQSTVLLTAVLGADLVEAEPEAAARLAELCDGLPLALRVAAARLATGPHRGLAAFAGELADEQNRLDLLKAGDTGVAAALGLSVQHLPEQARRMFHRLGPHTGAALDVCTAAALADCPPRQAAVALDQLADAQLVVETGPQSYVLHDLVRLYARTLTPGHDSGGLLRLLDHWIHTLLAASAAAEPGSQPCCTVPPGVRPSAAIRTFTDRTSALAWYSAERSTLGGAVAAATAAGLHDRAWRLVLLQWPLIVWQVRDGWVPLLEQGLVSAEHDGDLGAQSRARALLGWVLAEEGRPREALVQLECAPELAARAGDTGGEAVARINLAVALARHGERERPRDLLVRALALAERAGLTETVTLAHQHLTHHLLAVGASAEAAVHAARGLALAAPPAAAPRRVVLRTLYGEVLAARGRTGDAVRELDDAIREARAHGYEEGETVARSVLATLGAHRAPARDGAGADGLLPVGAAGPRGNGRLNR, from the coding sequence ATGGAGTTCCGCGTGTTGGGAACGGTCGCCGTGGTGACGGAGCGCGGAGAAGCCCTCCCGCTCGGACCCGCCAAGCGCCGCAGCCTCCTTGCCATGTTGCTGCTGCACCCCAACGCGGCCGTGCCCGTCGACCGGCTGACCGAGGCGCTGTGGGACGAGGAGCCGCCCCGCCACTCCCGGACCGTGCTGCAGGGCCACGTCTCACGGCTGCGCGCGCTGTTCGCCGACCACGGGGCGCCGGCCCACGGCGTCGAACTCGTCACCCAGGGACCGGCCTACCTCCTGCGGCTGCCCGAGGCCCTGCTCGACGCCCACCGCTTCGAGGAGTTGCTCCAGCGCGCCCGGGTGCGGCACGAGCCGCGCGAGGCCGTGGCGACGCTCCAGGCCGCCCTCGGACTGTGGCGGGGGCCCGCGTTCGCCGGGACCGTGCAGAGCCCGCTGCTCGAGACCGCCGCCCACGGCCTGGAGGAACTGCGGCTCGCCGCCGTGGAGGAACTGGCCCGTGCCCACGGGCGGCTCGGCGAGGACGACGCGGCGGCGGCCGTCCTGCGCACCGAGGCCGTCGCCCACCCGCTGCGGGAGTCGCTGATCGCCGCGCTGATGCTGGCCCTGAGCAGGGCGGGCCGCCAGTCGGACGCGCTCGACTGGTTCCACCGCACCCGGCGGCTGCTCGCCGACCAGCTCGGCATCAACCCCGGCGCGGTGCTCACCGGCGCGTACACCGCTCTCCTGAGAGCCGACGCCCCCGAGGGGACCCCGGCGTCCTGCGAGCCCCGGGAGCGGAAGGAAGCGGTCGCACCGGCCGCGGCCGTCCCCGCCCGCCCCGCTCCGCAGCTCCTGCCGCGCCGCCCCCGGGGCTTCACGGGGCGCGAGGACGAGCTGGCGGCACTCGACCGGGCCACGTCGAGCGTCCCCGCGGCCCTCGCGGTGATCACCGGCAGCGCCGGTGTCGGGAAGACCGCGCTCGCCGTGCACTGGGCACACCGGCGCCACGCGGACTTCCCCGACGGCCGGCTGTTCGCCGACCTCTGCGGTTACAGCCCCGTCCCGGCCCGCGGGACCACCGCCGTGCTCCGGGAGTTCCTGCTGGCGCTCGGCGTCCCGGCCGAGGGGATGCCCGGTTCGCCCGAGGCGATGGGCGCCCGCTACCGCGAGCTGACCGCGGGACGCAGGATGCTGGTCGTCCTGGACAACGCCCGCGACTCCGAGCAGGTCCGCCCCCTGCTGCCCGACGGGGAGGACTGCGTCACGCTCGTCACCAGCCGCGACCGGCTGGGCGGACTGGTGGCCTCGGACGCCGCCCGTCCCGTGCCGCTCACCGAGCTGCCCACCGCCCAGTCCACCGTGCTGCTCACCGCCGTCCTCGGCGCGGACCTGGTCGAGGCCGAACCCGAGGCGGCCGCACGGCTCGCCGAGCTGTGCGACGGCCTGCCCCTCGCCCTGCGCGTCGCCGCCGCCCGTCTCGCCACCGGTCCGCACCGCGGACTGGCCGCCTTCGCGGGTGAGCTCGCCGACGAACAGAACAGGCTGGACCTGCTGAAGGCCGGGGACACCGGGGTCGCCGCCGCCCTCGGCCTCAGTGTCCAGCACCTGCCCGAGCAGGCGCGGCGGATGTTCCACCGTCTCGGGCCGCACACCGGTGCCGCACTCGACGTTTGCACGGCCGCCGCGCTCGCCGACTGCCCGCCCCGCCAGGCAGCCGTCGCGCTGGACCAGCTGGCCGACGCCCAGCTGGTCGTCGAGACCGGTCCGCAGTCCTACGTGCTGCACGACCTCGTACGCCTCTACGCCCGCACCCTGACCCCCGGGCACGACTCCGGCGGGCTGCTGCGGCTCCTCGACCACTGGATCCACACGCTCCTCGCGGCGAGCGCCGCCGCGGAGCCCGGCAGCCAGCCGTGCTGCACGGTGCCTCCGGGGGTCCGGCCTTCCGCCGCGATCCGGACGTTCACGGACCGTACGAGCGCCCTCGCCTGGTACTCCGCCGAGCGGAGCACGTTGGGCGGCGCGGTGGCGGCCGCCACCGCGGCGGGCCTGCACGACCGCGCCTGGCGCCTGGTCCTCCTCCAGTGGCCCCTGATCGTGTGGCAGGTCCGCGACGGCTGGGTGCCGCTGCTCGAGCAGGGCCTGGTCTCCGCCGAACACGACGGCGACCTCGGCGCCCAGTCCCGGGCACGGGCACTGCTGGGCTGGGTGCTGGCCGAGGAGGGCAGGCCCCGGGAAGCCCTCGTCCAGCTGGAGTGCGCCCCCGAGCTCGCCGCCCGGGCGGGGGACACGGGCGGGGAAGCCGTCGCCCGGATCAACCTCGCCGTCGCACTCGCCCGGCACGGCGAGCGGGAGCGCCCGCGCGACCTGCTGGTCCGGGCCCTCGCCCTGGCCGAGCGGGCCGGTCTCACCGAGACCGTGACCCTCGCCCACCAGCACCTCACGCACCACCTCCTGGCCGTCGGCGCCTCCGCCGAGGCCGCGGTCCACGCCGCGCGCGGCCTGGCGCTCGCCGCACCCCCCGCCGCGGCACCCCGGCGCGTGGTCCTGCGCACCCTGTACGGCGAGGTGCTGGCCGCCAGGGGCCGCACGGGCGACGCCGTACGTGAGCTCGACGACGCCATCAGGGAGGCACGGGCGCACGGGTACGAGGAGGGCGAGACCGTGGCGCGCTCCGTGCTGGCGACGCTGGGCGCGCATCGCGCCCCGGCCCGCGACGGCGCCGGGGCGGACGGCCTGCTGCCCGTCGGAGCCGCGGGGCCCCGGGGGAACGGGCGGCTGAACCGCTAG